A window of Acidobacteriota bacterium contains these coding sequences:
- a CDS encoding CehA/McbA family metallohydrolase — protein sequence MPIHLFDGSGQWYRGNVHSHTTNSDGLFGLNELAKWYARHEYDFLFVTDHNLVTDVSGHPSREILVLPGAEIGVSWQETFPAEVLALGIQRMTSQMASPQRVIDEVLEQGGVPFLSHPSLSGVSSAAISRLKGLVGIEIFNSPNHWNGRRGDSTAQWDELLAGGHRLWGVASDDRHSGVRPELTFAPLGRQPFRDQAEAWIMVWARTRTSAEILEAIRQGRFYSTTGPRIEEIAVEDGEIRVKTTPVRSVWFASSPWLGVRRVVPAGECLTEARAPLSALATPGKVAEMTDRFLDRGYWQRPRVVGCYVRIELWDGEDGRAWSNPIDLSREGEPPRQCPDDGSRLRGRPAEVGCPRLDPHISNLF from the coding sequence ATGCCGATTCATCTTTTTGACGGCTCGGGCCAGTGGTACCGGGGCAACGTCCATAGCCATACCACCAATTCGGACGGTCTCTTCGGCCTGAACGAACTGGCGAAGTGGTACGCCCGACACGAGTACGATTTCCTCTTCGTCACCGACCACAACCTGGTCACCGATGTCAGCGGGCACCCATCCCGCGAGATTCTCGTCCTGCCGGGTGCCGAGATCGGAGTCTCGTGGCAGGAGACTTTTCCAGCTGAGGTCCTGGCCCTGGGAATCCAGCGTATGACGAGCCAAATGGCAAGCCCGCAGCGAGTCATCGATGAAGTGCTGGAGCAGGGTGGAGTCCCCTTTCTCTCCCATCCCTCCCTGAGTGGCGTCTCTTCCGCCGCCATCTCCCGATTGAAGGGTCTGGTGGGAATCGAGATCTTCAACTCACCTAACCACTGGAACGGGCGCCGTGGCGATTCCACCGCCCAATGGGACGAATTGCTGGCCGGAGGGCACAGGCTCTGGGGCGTGGCCAGCGACGACCGGCATAGTGGGGTCCGTCCCGAGTTGACATTTGCACCCCTGGGTCGGCAGCCGTTTCGTGATCAGGCCGAAGCTTGGATTATGGTCTGGGCGCGGACTCGGACTTCCGCCGAAATCTTGGAGGCTATCCGGCAGGGCCGCTTCTACTCCACGACCGGGCCTCGAATCGAGGAGATCGCGGTAGAGGACGGCGAGATCCGGGTGAAGACCACGCCCGTTCGTTCGGTCTGGTTCGCCTCGTCACCCTGGCTCGGCGTCCGCCGGGTGGTGCCAGCGGGCGAGTGCCTGACGGAGGCCCGGGCACCGCTTTCCGCCCTGGCCACTCCCGGCAAGGTCGCGGAGATGACCGATCGGTTTCTGGATCGGGGCTACTGGCAGCGGCCTCGAGTCGTTGGGTGTTACGTCCGGATCGAGTTGTGGGACGGCGAAGACGGCCGTGCCTGGTCCAATCCGATCGACCTGAGCCGGGAGGGAGAACCGCCGCGGCAGTGTCCGGATGACGGTTCACGGTTAAGGG